Part of the Paenibacillus sp. FSL R7-0273 genome is shown below.
GAAATTACACTGTATGTCATATCCTCCTGCCGGTTCTCACGAACGCTTATTTTACCCTGACGAGATTGTATTCACCGTAAGCTTCACGGATCAGGCCGTAATCCAATGCAGCATCTCCTATAATCGCCTTGCGTCTGGCCTTCAGCACCATTTGTTCGATATCGGCAAAGCTGCAGCCGGCCAGCAGCTCCGTTGTCTTCTCCGCCAGCCCGGGCGTATCCTGCTCACCGCTGAGCAGCAGACCGACATATTCCCGCCTGCCCTCCTCATCAGGAGCAGAGTATGTCATTCTTGTGTCAAAGCGCCGCCACACCGCCGGATCCAGCTCCTCCTCCAGATTCGTTGCGGCAATGAACACACTATCCCCGGCGAATTCATCGAGACACTGCAGCAGCGTATTCACGACACGGGCCATTTCCTTCACCTCATCCCCGGAGTCACGCATCCGCCCCAGCACATCAAACTCATCGAGAAACAGCACGCACGGCACCCCGGCAGCATAGTCAAAAACCTTCCGCACATTGCTGGCCGTCTCCCCTAAATGGCTGTGAATCACCGTATCCAGACGGACCAGCACCAGCGGCAGGTCCAACTGGCGGGCCAGGTGAAAGGCTGTCAGCGTTTTGCCCGTGCCGGGAGGGCCGAACATCACCAGCTTATTGGGCAGGGGCACGTCAGCCGCGGCAAACCGCTCCTTCATGCCGAGAATCGTAATGAATTCATCCACGATCTTACGGTTCTGTCTGCTCAGCACAATGTGCTTCGCCTTCCGTGCGCATTCCTTCGGCGTGTACACACTCGCCATATCAAGGCCTTTGGCCCGGGGCAGCCGGGCTTGGCTGTTGTTTTTTTTGCTGCTGTTCACTTTATAGTATGCTCCTTAGACTTACAGTCTGATTTTAATTTAATAGTAATTGTTACGATTAAAATCATAGCAGAGTCTTGGGCAAAATGCTACCGGGGGATGTTCATGCTCAGGTACGGGTCCAGAAAGAGGAGCAGCGGGACCGACCTTGCGGGTATGCCTATAGCAGGCTGGGGAAGTTGGAGGAGTGGGCTGAATGTGCTACGTTAGGGGAAAAATCCCCTTATTGGCGGCGGCCGTGGGCTAATTGTGCTCTGTTAGTGGGAAAAATCCCCTTATTGGCAGCGGCCGTGGGCTAAATATGCTCCGTTAGTGGGAAAAATACCCTTACTGGCAGCGGCCGTGGGCTAAATATGCTCCGTTAGTAGGAAAATTCCCCTTATTGGCGGCGGCCGTGGGCTAATTGTGCTCTGTTAGTGGGAAAAATCCCC
Proteins encoded:
- a CDS encoding AAA family ATPase, producing MNSSKKNNSQARLPRAKGLDMASVYTPKECARKAKHIVLSRQNRKIVDEFITILGMKERFAAADVPLPNKLVMFGPPGTGKTLTAFHLARQLDLPLVLVRLDTVIHSHLGETASNVRKVFDYAAGVPCVLFLDEFDVLGRMRDSGDEVKEMARVVNTLLQCLDEFAGDSVFIAATNLEEELDPAVWRRFDTRMTYSAPDEEGRREYVGLLLSGEQDTPGLAEKTTELLAGCSFADIEQMVLKARRKAIIGDAALDYGLIREAYGEYNLVRVK